The Roseibium sp. Sym1 nucleotide sequence CCGACAACGAGGTCGACGAGGCCCGGCTGCACATAGTCGAGTTCCGCGGTTTCGAGCGGTTTATCCGCGGACGGCTGATGTGGGAAGTGCCGGTGATCGTGCAGCGGCTCTGCGGCATCTGTCCGGTCAGCCATCACCTTGCGGCGGCAAAGGCCATGGACATGATCGCCGGTGTCGACCAACTCACACCGACGGCGGAAAAGATGCGCCGGCTGATGCATTACGGCCAGGTGATGCAGTCCCACGTGCTGCACTTCTTCCACCTGGCCGCGCCGGATCTCCTGTTCGGCTTCGGCGCGCCGGCGGAGAAACGCAACATCTTCGAGGTGATCAAGGAGCAGCCCGAGCTGGGCAAACGCGCCGTCCTGATGCGCAAATACGGCCAGGAGATCATCGAGGCGACGGCCGGCAAGAAGATCCACGGCACCGGCGCCATTCCGGGCGGCATCAACCGCAACCTGTCCACCGAGCGCCGCGATCATTTCCTCGCCTCCATCGACGAAATGATCGCGTGGGCGCAGGATGCGGTGAAGCTTGCCCGCGATTACACGCTCGAGCACGAGGACCTGGTCTCCGAGTTCGGCTCGTTTCCGTCCAACTACATGTCGCTGGTGCGCGAGAGCGACGGGGCTCTCGATCTCTATCACGGCACTCTGAGGGCGCTCAGCTCGACCGGCGACACGATCTTCGACCAGGTGCCCTACACCAGGTATCACGAGCTGATCGTCGAGGACGTGCGCTCCTGGTCCTACATGAAGTTCCCCTTCATCAAGACACTCGGTCCCGACGCCGGCTGGTATCGGGTCGGGCCGCTGGCACGCATGAACACGGCCAGCTTCATCGACACGCCGCTGGCCAATGCGGCGCTTGCGGACCTGAAGGCGGTCACCTGTGGCACGCCGAACAACTCGACCCTTGCCAATCACTGGGCGCGCATGATCGAGGTGCTGCATTGTGTCGAGAAGATCCGCGAGCTCCTGAACGATCCGGACCTGCAGGGATCCGACCTGGTTGTCACCGGAGACCGGCGCGAGGAAGGTATCGGCGTCATCGAGGCGCCGCGGGGCAACCTCATTCATCACTACAAGGTCGACGAGCACGACCAGGTCACCTATTGCAACCTGATCGTCTCCACGACCCACAACAACGAGGGCATGAACCGGGCGGTGAAAGACGTGGCGGTCAAGCATCTCTCCGGCAGGGAGAAGATCACCGAGGGCATGCTCAACCATGTCGAGGTCGCCATCCGAGCCTATGACCCGTGCCTCTCCTGCGCCACCCACGCGCTCGGCCAGATGCCGCTGCAGGTGGAACTTTTCGGTGCCGACGGCACGCTGGTCGACAGCCAGACACAGTGCGTGTGAGGGTGTTGGAATGCTGCTGATCGGCTACGGCAATCCGGGGCGCGGGGACGACGGGCTGGGGCCGGCCTTTTCCGAAGGCATGGCCGCGCGCGCTTTGCCGGGTCTTGAGGTCGATACCGACTACCAGCTGGTTGCCGAACATGCGCTGGCGGTTTCAGGCCATGACCTCGTGATCTTCGCGGATGCGGAGATGGGCGGCGAGGAAGCCTTTTCCTTCCGGGAAATCGCGCCGGGCGCTCCGGACGTGCTCGGAAGTCACAGCCTGGTTCCCGAAACGGTGCTGGCGCTCGCCGAAACGCTCTATGGTGCATGTCCGAAAGCCTTTGTGCTCGGCATTTCCGGGTATGAGTATGGTGAGGTGAAAGAGGGGCTGTCGGAGAAAGCCGGTGCAAACCTGGCAGCGGCGGAAGCCTTTTTTCTGGACTGGTTAGCCGGCGAAATATCTTCGCGCCACGCCGCCCACGCATGAGATGCCGGCTTGCGAGCGCATCCCCGTCCTGTTGAAGGATCGGGCTGAAAAGGATCATTCAAGCTGATGTCTGGGCTTGCCTACCCGCCCTTGACCTTCAGCTTGCCGCTGTCCCTGCCGTTTTCGGTGTCGTTGGTCCAGGTGAGGCGCAGGTCGAGGCGGGACTGGTCGTCCTCCTGGGTGGCGGTGACACGCAGGGTGATCAGGCCCCTGGGCTCCAGGGTGATCTCGCCGGTGTCGTCGCCGAACTCGAGCTCACCCTTGGCAATGCCCCGCTTGACCGCGTCGAGCAGTTTCTGGATCGACTTCCTGTCCTGGAGAGACTGGTGCCGGAACCGGCCCTTGCGTTCCATCATCGCGACACTCCGTGCTGCTTCAGGATCTCAACCGGGTCGAACAGTTTGGCATGCGGATAGTCCCGGCTGAGGCCGAGAATATTGCCGCTGGGCGAGATGATCGTTGCCCCGGTGCCGATGCCGTCCAGACCTTCGGAGCTTCTGGAGTGGCGGTCAAGGGTGATGTCGGCCTCCAGGTGCAGGAGGCCCTGTCTGGAGGTCAGTTCCTGACCGCAGTGGCGGTTGATGTGACCCTGGACCAGGAGCTTGATGCCCGCCAGATGAAGCTCCTCGACACCGGCCTCGGTCAGCGGGTGATCGACATCCCGGTACTTGGTCCGCATCAGGTTGGCGATCGTGCCGGAATAGAAGACAAAGGGATCCTTGCGGCTTTCCTTCCGGAAGCGCCGGTTGACGTGATCGACGCCCTTTTTCGAGATCTGGGCGGACATCTGGTCGTCGATGCCGGCATGGACGAACAGCAGCGATCCGCTCTGGTGCACGGCCTTCATCTGCCGAAACAGCCACGCGTAACGGCCATCAGGCTCGATGAACAGCTCCCGGCATTTCAGCGCCGCGGCAAAAAGCTCCCGGATCGACAGGCCGACTTCGGCGGCGTGGTCCGCGAACTTGTCGGTCTTTTTCTTCAGGCGTTGCATCTCCTTGCGGATCGCGGCGTCGTTCATGTAGGCCGCGGCCGCCTTCGGGAACTGCTTCGTCCATTTCCTGCCGGGCACCATCAGGCGCAGGCAGTCCATTTCGTCCGGAAGGTGGTCCAAGGCCGAGGATGCATCGACATGGCGGTCGAAGATCTCCTTCAGCAGCGGCATCACCTTCTTGCCCATGCGCACGAACATGTGTGCGTTGAGCGAGCTGCGCTTCACGGTGAGCGCTTCCAGACCGAGAAAAAGCCGGAGGTCGTGATTGCCGGCGAGCAGCACCACGTCCGTGGATTTCATCAGGACGGCCAGGGCGTCGAGCAGGTCAAGATTGCTCGGGCCCTTGTCGAGGCAGTCGCCGCCGATGATGATCTGGCAGCTCCGCCCGAAGGGCGTGAGCTCGAACTCCGTCAGGCCCGTGCCCGTGCGGATGATCGCCCGCGCCGCCACGAGGGAGCGCAACAGGCTCTCGGCATCGGCATGCAGATCGGAAATGAAGATCACCGGCCTTGCCGGCCAGTCCCAGGGACCGAGCTCATTGGCTTTGGCAAGGCTGGTGACGAGGTCCGGCGCGTTGTTGCAGGCAATAGGCAGGTCGTGTCCCTTTTCGATCGGCCAGGGCACACAGCTCTCGGGCAGGTCCAGGTCCCGGCTGTTGGTGCAGGCAATCGGCGGCAGCAGGGGGCTCAGGGGCGTGTCCGTCATCATTGGGCTTGGCGTTCCAATCAGTCCAGTGCGGTTTCCAGAACCTGACGCTGTTTCCAGGCGCCGGCGACATGCGACCAGCCCGCGTCCGGGCTGAAACTCACGACAACGGGTCTTGCGTGGTGCATGCTGACCTTGCGGATGTCGTCGAAAGCGAGCACGCCGAGATGGTGCGCGGCATGGCGGAAGGCCGCTCCATGGCCGACAAAGACCTGCGCGGTCACCCCGGGGTGGGCTGCCAGCGCGTCGAGCCGAGTCTCCAGGAAGGCGGCCACGCGCGCGCCGGCCTCCAGCAGGCTTTCGGCTCCCTGGGCGGGAAGCCTGTAATGGCTGTTCGATTTCCAGTCTTCGGGGGGCGGCGTGTAGCGCGGATCCTCGGCAAGCACCTGTTCGATCTCGGGGATGGTCAGGTTGGCAAAGGCGCCGACACTGCGCTCGGCAAGCGCCTCGTGCTCGGTCACGGTGACGTCCGCTCCCGTAGCTTCGGACAGGGATTGGCCGAGAAGCGTGGCCGTCTGCCAGGCGCGCTGCTGGCGCGAACACAGCACCTCCGGCACGAGGCGCCAGCCATGGTCTGCGGCAAGGGCCGCAATTTCGTGGCCCGCGTCGGCGGCCTGCCGCCTGCCGGCATCGGTCAGCTGAAACGGCTGCAGCGCGCTCGGCGTGCCGGGTTTCTGGTGATAGGCGCCGTGCCGCACGAGGATTGCAAAACGGTTGGTCATGGTTTCTGCCCCAGGAGATCGGCCCCTGCGTGGAACAGGGCGTCGAAATCAATGTTGCCCGTGACTTCCCAGACCTGCACGTCCCTTAATGCGTTCAGATAGGCCGGCGTATCCATTTCCGAGTGGTCCGTCCAGAACATACCATTGGTGCCCTGAAAGAACGGGCCCGGACTTTTCATGATCGCGGTGAGGAGGTCGGGCCGGTTCTCCAGGTTGACCTGGCGGACATTTGTCGGTTCCACGCTGTCCCGAGACCAGTTCAGCACCCAGAAATCGGTCAGCCCTGCGTCATGGGAAATCCGGCCCGGGCCGTAGATGTCGTCGATGAAGAGGTCGTATTTTTCTTCCAGGTGCCAGAGTTCGTCCGGTTCGAGATTGCGCAGCTCTTCCTCGCGTTCCTCGTCGATGAGGCCGGCAAGGCGGGCATTGGTGACGATGGTGCCCGGATTGATGCGCGGCAGCTTTGGGATGCCGAGCGCGTCGGTGCGGTTGCCGGCATTGCGCACCAGCAGACGGTCATTGGTGACATAGTGCGTTCCGGCGATTTCCATCAGGCGCAGCATGGTCGTCGACTTGCCGCCGCCGGAGAGGCCGGAAATGGCCAGTCCCTTGTCAGCCATGCGAACCGCGGCCGCGTGGCAGGCGACCCATCCCTGCCGCTGGAAATGGTTGAGGATCTGGGTATTGACGAAGTTGATCACCTGGTTGGGATAATCCTTCGTCGGACCGAAGGCGATCGCCCAGCCGGGCGCCTGCAGGAATTGCACGCCGGTGCGCACCTTCAGCACCATGCGCCCGTTGTCCAGGTCGCAGACGGCATCCTTGCGCCCGGTCTTGCCCGGTTCCCGGGCCCAGTCGGTGTAGGCCACCGTGAAGGGCAGGTCGGCTTCGCCCAGGACATGGACGGTCAGGTCCGGTTCCGAGGGTGCGGAAATGACGTGCTGGAAGTAGCGCAGGAGTTCGGCCAGCAGCGTGTCCGACATGCAGCGGACTTCAATGACCAGCCCGCCGACAGTGAGACACACCGGGTCTGAGGCCTGGGTCTCGCGTACCGGCGCGAGCGCATCGACAACGTCCTGAACGCTGATGCCGGTCATGCGCGCACCCTTTCAATCACGTGGTTTGCGTAAAGCGTTGCCGCGTCGATGGAGGCGCCCTCGAGCGCGCCCCTGAAGCCGCCAAAGGCGGAGACTTCGAAGATGACCGGGCCGGCATCCGTCAGTCCGACGTCAACCGTGGTGAAATCGAGCTCGAAGGGCGCCTGGGCGCGCCGGGCCAGCTCGACCAGATCCGCATCCGGTTCGAAGGGCTCGTATTTGCCGCCATGGAGAATGGTCGTGTTCCAGCTGTCGGTCTGGGCGACGCGGGCATAGGTGCCAAGGTATTTGCCGCCGAGGAACACCATGCCGAGATCGCGGCCCGAAAGATTGACCTTCTGCTGCAGGTACATCACCGGGTTGTCGGCCTTGAAGGCCTCGATCTTCCGCCGGAGCGCCGCTTCGTCTTCGCCGCCATCCATCAGCGACATGCCGCGGGCCTTGGTGGAGAACAGCGGCTTGAACACCGCGCCACCGAAGCGCCGCACGGCGGCAAGAGCCAGGTCGACGCTTTCCGTGACGCAGGTCGCCGGCATCGGCATGCCGGCATTGGCGAGCGTCACGGTGCAGCTCAGGCGGTTGACAAGGCCGAGGATGGACTGCGTGGACGAAAAGACCCTCACGCCCGCGGCTTCGGCGACGCGCAGCATCTCAAGCCGGTCAAGTGTCGCCGGACTGTACTGTTGGCTGATCTTCTTGATCACCAGGCCATCGAGCTTGCAGAGGTCGGTGGCCCCTGACATCAGCGCGCGGTTTTCCAGATCGAGCGCAACATCGGCCATGTCGACCACGCAGCGGTAGCCGGTTTCCTTTTCCAGTGCATCGGCGAGAACCTCGGTCGACCACTTTCCCGGAATGCCGATGACGCCGATTTTCAGGTCAGTCAACGAAGAGCTCCTTCATCTGAAGCCGGAAGCGGGCTTCATCGCCGGGCGGGCAGGCAAGCGCCTGTTCGATCAGGTAGCGGGCGCGCAGCCACATCCGCCTTGCATGGGACTTGTCGAAAATGAACCGGGTGGAACTGGCGAAGGACCGGGCAAGTCCGAGCGCCAGCCGGTATTCGAACGTCGCGTCGCCCTGCTTGCGGGCAAACCCCCTGGCGGATTTGTAGAAGTCCTGGGAGACCTGCATGATCCGCCGGCGCGTCTCGCGGTCGAGCACCTGCAGCCGGTAGTTGGAGACCATGAACACCGAGACATCCTGAACATAGTCCATGTAGCGCGACCGGTGCAGGTCGATGAAATGGACCCGGTCCTCGCCGGGGTCGTAAAGGATGTTGTCGACATTGAAGTCGCCGTGGATATGGACCGAGAACGGTGCGGGGACCCTGGTCTCCCGTTCGGCGGCCTGGTCGATCAGCTTGTCGAATGACGGCAGGACCTCGCCGGAGAAGCTGACCTTGCGGTCCTTGAATTCCGGATGGACCCGGCGCACGTCCCCGAGCCTCCTGGCAAGCTGTTGCATGCTGGCCAGTTCCGCCGGTTCGCCGGTCCTGGTCTGTTTCCAGATGTCCCGGAGTGTCCGGTTGAGTCGCTTGAGTGCGCAGGTGCAAAGGGTCTCGTTTCCGCTCAGGACGATATGTTCGAACGTCTGGCCGGGCAGATGTTCGATCAGAAGGGCTGCGGACCGGTCGCCTTTCTCGTAGGACAGGATCTTCGGGGCAAGGCCCGGATAGATCGAGTGCCAGCTTTTCACCCCCTGGCGCTCTTCCTTCACCTTGCTTTTCTCACCGTCCTTGAAGACCGCCGCGACCTCTTCGGTCTTGCGGTCCTTGATGGCCGAGATGGAACTGCCGGAGCGGGTCTCGGCAATGGTCTCGACGGTCAGGTCGCCGCCCGGTCCGTCCAGGTCCGACATCAGGCTCTGAAGCGCGAAATAGCGTTCGAAATTGACCGCCTGGCCGATATTGGCGGAGATCAGGGCCTCGCTGATCGAGCGCAGCGAGTCGCCCATGCGCTGGATCTCGCTGGCGACCAGCAGGCTGTTGGCGATGTCGGCCGGCCGGATTTTCGTGTTGCGCATCTCCCGGGTGTAGGTCTTGAACAGCTTGCGGTAGTCGGCCTCGATCCTGTCCTGAAGCTGGCCGATCCCGATCGCCAACTCACTGTCGCCGCTGACAAGTGCCTGCTCGATGCGGGCAACTCCGCCGCGGACCCGTTTGACGATGGCCGGGTAACGCTGCGGCTCCAGCGCTTCGAACTCTTCGATCTGCTCGACATGGTGCAGGGACTGGCGTGCCAGGTTGGACAGGCGCTGCAGGTCGGAGGCGATCAGTTCCAGGCTGCGCAGGGTGATGTGTTTGCGGTTGGTCGTCTTCGCGCCGCTCATCTGGCGCACGCAGGCGGCGAGGATGCGCGTCTTCAGGTTATGGGCATATCCGGCCCGGTCCATGATCCGGCGCGCGGTCGCAGCCGTCGGCTCCTTGAAGAAGGCCTCAAGCTGGATCAGCTGACCGTCAATCTCCGCGCACAGGAAATGGAGATTTTCACGGATAATCTTCGGTATGTTAGTCATCGTGAGGCCCGAGATAGACTTTGGGCACCCGCGTACAGCCAACTGGAAACAGTTTTGTGACATAAAGCGGACGTAGCAGCGCCGCGTCCTCGGCGGTGATCCACCTGGTGGCAACCTGATGCGGATCCGGATGGTCTCCAAGCATTGGTTGATAGCTCTGCGGGACGGTGCATTCGAAGATCAGATCGAGCTGGTGCTGGCGCTCCATGCCGTCCGATTTCGCTCGGTAGAGATCAGCTACATGCCGCAAGTCGCCAACTGTCACCTCCGCGCCGATTTCCTCCAGGCACTCGCGTTGCAGGGTCGCTTCCAGGTCTTCGCCTGGCTCCTGCTTTCCGCCCGGCAAGGTGTAGTAAACCCCTTTCACCGGATGGTTTTTTTCCTGCACCAGCAAGTGCTCGCCGCGCAGGATGAAGGCGCGCGGTGTCGCGCGGATGAGCGGGCGAAACGGTGGAGAGGAAAGGTCGCTGGAGATCGTGCTGCGTCCTTTGTCTGTCGCGGCATCGGGCCGCGGGGGGGGCGGTCTCGGTGCCATACCATGACGCCGCATCTGTGCCGACACCCTGCCAAGATCGGTCGGAGTATAGGTGAGTCGCGCGCACCCGGCTAACCGATAAAAGCCTGTGAATTAAGGGTGGGTTGAGCACGGAAAGTGAGATGCCTCCCATGGTTTGACAGCAAGTCCGTCACCTCAGGAATCAGCAGGCCACATCCATCATCGTCATCCTGAGGAGGGCCGGCAGGCCCGTCTCGAAGGATCGGTAATTTGCCTGGGAGTGTGCTGCGGATCCTTCGAGACAGCGCTGCGCGCTTCCTCAGGATGAGGCTGAATTTTGGTGGCGACGTCAGTTGAAGCCTCGCCCCAATCACCATGGTCATCCCGGCCTTGAGCCGGGACCTAATCCACATGTCGGCGCGTACAGGACCCTGAAAAGAGCAACGCGGCGCCCATACCCATACCTGCTTCAACCCGACAGCTCTGGAAACGAGTGGGTCCCGGCTCAAGGCCGGGATGACCTCGGTGGGAGTGGTGAGATCTTGTGCCCGTTCAAGGCCGGGGTGATCACTGAGAGTGGGGTGAGGGCGTGTTTTCAGGCCGATCAGAATGACCGATGGTGGACCCGGCAAAAACTCAGATATCCGGCCCCATGGCCCGCCCTTCCGTCGAGGGGTCGATTTCGTTGCGCAGTTTTTCCAGGGCGCGCATGCGTTCCTGGGCACGGCCCTGGTTCTCCCGGGTGACGCCGGCGATCAGCACTTCGGCAATGGCCATCAGGGCCAGCGAGGAGTCCCAGGGGGAGGGCACGGCGACGCGGGCCGGCAGCACATAGCTGGCGATCCGGCCGACCGGGGACATCCAGCTGTCGGTGATCAGCGCCACCGTGGCGCCCTGCTGGGCCGCCGCCTCGGCAAACTGGATGATCTCTGCCTGGTAGCGGCGGATGTCGAAGATGACGACCACGTCCTTCGAACCGATACCGATCAGCTGGTCGAGCCAGTTTCCCTGCTGTCCGGCGACGTGATTGACATTGGGGCGCACGATCCTGAGATGCGCGGCCATGTAGCGGGCGAGCCCGTCGGTGAAGCGCCCGCCGATGAGATGCACGGTCTTGCGCTCGTCGGCGAGCAGCTTTGTGAGCCCGGTCAGCTCGCCCTTGGGCAGATGCGCGAACGTCTCGCGCACATTGTCGAGAAGCTGGCTGACATGGGGGTCCCGGTCCGGTGCGTCGGCCATGTTGTTGCTGCGTGCCAGCGGAGAGTTGAGCTGGCTTTCCAGTTCGCTGCGCAGCTTTTTCTGGAACTCCGCGAAGCCCGGAAATCCGAGCCTGCCGACAAAACGCAGGATGGTTGGTGAACTGACACCGGCGGCTTCCGCGAACTGGGCGACGGTGCCCAGGCCCTGCATCGGATAATTCGCCATCAGCGCATGGGCCGCCTTCTTTTCCGTGGCGGTGAATTCATCCAGACGGTCGCGGATCTCTTCCAGAAGGGGGCGTTCCATGGGCTTCGGCCTTTTTCCCATTGGTGCCGCTGAAATTCATTTGACAGCGGTCTCATTCTGCGTATCAAATATTACAGAAGTTAGCGAAGTCGGCAATCCTGTAATAAACATTACAAAGAAACAGGGTGGTCTTTCAGGGAGTTGGGAATGGGTGCAGGTCTCCCCGCAGGAGAAGTGAACCACGCTGTCGCGGTTGAAAATGCCGAGGGGGCAGGTCCGATCGTGCTTGTCTGCGACCATGCCTCCAACTTCTTTCCGCCTCCCTATGACACAAGCCTGAACGTCAGCGATGCCGACAAGAAAGCCCATATCGCCTGGGACCCGGGCGCGCTTGGCGTTGCCAGGGGGCTGTCGAAGGAGCTTGACGCGCCGCTCGTCTTCACAACGGTTTCCCGGCTGATCATCGACTGCAACCGGGAGGAAAACCGGCCCGACCTGATCCCGTGTCTGAGCGAAACCACCGAGATTGCCGGGAACAGGGACCTGAGCCCGGAAGAAAAGGCATTGCGCATCGATCTTGCGCACCGGCCCTTTCACACGGCGATCGACGAGGTGCTGAACCTGCGCAAGGGCAAGGGGCTGCCGAGTGCGGTCGTCTCGATCCATTCCTTCACGCCCGTCTACAAGGGCCAGTCCCGGCCGTGGGAGATCGGATTGATCTATGAGAGTGACCGGCGCCTGGCCGATCCGGTGCTGGCGGACCTGAAGGCCCGCGGCGACCTGACGGTCGGCGACAATGAGCCCTATTCGCCCGCTGATGGCGTCTATTACACGATCCACCGGCATGGAGAGGAACGGCAATTGCCCTGCCTGATGATCGAGATCCGCAACGACGAGATTACGACGCCGGAAGAGGAAGCCCGCTGGAGCACGCTGCTGGCACCGGTGCTGCAACGCGCCGCGCAGATGGTTGGGGGAGGTGCCCATGCTTAAGCTGGCCTGCCTCTATGTCCGCGCCGTCGACGGGTTCAACCGCGGGCTCGGCAAGGTGATCATGTGGGGTGTCTTCGTGATGGCGGCGATTCTGTTGTGGTCGTCGATTTCCAAGACGTTCTTCAATCCGTCGCTGTGGACGCTGGAAGTCGCCCAGTTCGCCATGGTCGCCTATTACGTTCTCGGCGGCCCCTATTCGATCCAGATGGGCTCGAACGTGCGCATGGATCTCTTCTACGCCGAGTGGAGCGTGCAGAAGAAAGCCTGGTTCGACGCCTTCACCGTGCTGCTGCTGATCTTCTACCTCTGTGTCCTGCTCTATGGCGCGCTCAATTCGACAGCCTATTCGCTCGGCTATTTCGGCAAGGATTCGATCGGCTTCTGGTGGGACCTCTTCATCACCTTCGTGACCGGCGGTCCGGACGCTGCGGCTGAGAAGCTCGGCTACATCGAGCGCAGCCCGACCGCCTGGCGGCCCTATCTGTGGCCGGTCAAATTCATCATGATCTTCGGTTTCTTCCTGATGCTGCTCCAGACCGTCTCTGAACTTCTGAAAGACATTGCCCGGATCAAGGGAGTGTCTCTCTGATGTCCTATGAGTTGATCGCTCTCCTGATGTTCTCGTCGATGATGCTGATGCTCCTGACGGGGCAGCGCGTCTTCGGCGCCATCGGCGGCATCGCGGCCATCGCGGCGCTGGCGCTGTGGGGCACCGGCGGCGGTGACATTCCGTTCTCCGCGGCCATGAAGCTGATGAAATGGTATCCGCTGCTGACCCTGCCGATGTTCATCTTCATGGGCTACGTGCTGTCGGAAACCAAGATCGCCGACGATCTCTACAAGATGTTCCATGTCTGGATGGGGCCGGTTCATGGCGGTCTCGCCATCGGCACGATCCTGCTGATGGTGCTGATCTCGGCCATGAACGGATTGTCGGTCGCCGGCATGGCCATCGGTGCGACCATTGCCCTGCCCGAACTTTTGAAACGCAAATACGACAAGCGCATGGTCACGGGGGTGATCCAGGCCGGGTCCTCCCTGGGGATTCTCGTGCCGCCCTCGGTGGTCTTGGTGCTCTATGCGATGATCGCCCGCGCACCGGTCGGCCAGCTCTGGTTGGCGGGCATCGTGCCCGGCCTGATGATGGCAGGTCTGTTCGTGGTCTATATCGCCGTGCGCTGCAAGATCCAGCCGGAACTCGGCCCGGTTCTGTCGAAGGAAGAACGGGAAGCGTCCAAGGATCAGAAATATCACCTGCTCCTGGCAGGCATCCTGCCGATCGTGATCTTCGCCGCCATGATGGTGCCCTTCGTGATGGGCTATACCAGCCTGGTCGAGGCCTCGGCGATCGGCGCGCTGACCGCGTTGCTCGCCTCGATCGTGCGCCGGCGCATGACCTTCGACATCCTGATCCTGTGCATGAAGAACACGCTCGGCATTTCCTGCATGTTCATGTGGATCATTCTGGCGGCCCTCGGTTTTGGCGCGGTGTTCGACGGGCTCGGCGCGGTCAAGGCGATCGAGAACCTCTTCACCGACCAGCTCGGCCTGTCGCCCTGGATGATCCTGATCCTGATGCAGCTGTCCTTCCTGGTGATGGGCACGTTCCTGGACGACACGGCGATGCTGGTGATCGTGGCGCCGCTCTATGTGCCGCTGGTGGCAACGCTCGACCTCGGCATGCCGGCGGGCGAGGTGCTGATCTGGTACGGCGTGCTCTACACGATCACCACGCAGATCGCCTACATGACGCCGCCCTTCGGCTACAATCTTTTCCTGATGCGGGCAATGGCGCCCAAGGATGTCACCATGCGCGACATCTACGGCTCGATCACGCCGTTCGTCGCGGTGATGATCCTGGCGCTCGTTCTCGTCATGGCTTTCCCGCAGATCGCGCTCTGGCTGCCGGATCTCGTGTACGGCAGGTAGGAGGATCTGAGGGCAACAACAAAACGTCCGGAGGAAACGGAGTTTGACTGCGGACATACCAGAGCCGGACAACGGCCGCACCGCTTGAAATGAAACTGGAACTTAGGGGAACTTGAGATGACCAACAGACGTGACTTTCTGAAAAAAGCCGGTCTTGGCACTGCCGCCGCCGCCGGTGCGACCACCCTCGCGGCCCCGGCCGTGCACGGCCAGTCGCAGATCAAATGGCGCCTGCAGACCTATGCCGGTCCGGCGCTGGCCGAACACGTGATCAAGCCGCATATCGATGCCTTCAACAAGGCCGCCAACGGCGAGATGGTGATCGAGCTCTACACCGCCGACCAGCTGGTTCCGACCGGTGAACTGTTCCGCGCGATGCAGCAGGGCACCATCGACGCCGTGCAGTCCGACGACGACTCGATGGCGTCTCCGACCGAAGTCACCGTCTTCGGCGGCTACTTCCCGTTCGCGTCCCGCTATTCCCTCGACGTGCCGGTGCTGTTCAACCAGTACGGCCTTAAGGAAATCTGGGAAGAAGAATATGCCAAGGTCGGCGTGAAGCACATCTCCGCCGGTGCGTGGGATCCGTGCCACTTCGCCACCAAGGACCCGATCCGCTCGCTGAAGGACCTGGAAGGCAAGCGCGTCTTCACCTTCCCGACGGCCGGCCGCTTCATGGCCCAGTTCGGCGTCGTGCCGGTCACCCTGCCGTGGGAAGACATCGAGGTTGCCGTCCAGACCGGCGAGCTTGACGGCATTGCCTGGTCGGGCATCACCGAGGACTACACCGTCGGCTGGGCGGATGTGACCAACTACTTCCTGACCAACAACATCTCCGGCGCCTGGGCCGGCTCCTTCTTCGCCAACCAGGAACGCTGGAACGAGCTTCCGGACCACCTGAAGTCGATGCTGCAGCTGGCCATGGATGCCTCCCACTACTATCGCCAGTGGTGGTACTGGGGCGGCGAAGCCAACCTGCGCGTCAACGGCACCAAGATGGAACTGACCTCCATTCCGGATGCCGAATGGGCAACCGTCGAAGAAGCCGCGACGGCCTTCTGGGACGAGATCGCGGCCGAAAGCCCGACCAAGGCGAAGGTCGTCGAGATCTTCAAGAAGTACAATCAGGACATGCAGAAGGCGGGGCGT carries:
- a CDS encoding metallophosphoesterase, whose translation is MMTDTPLSPLLPPIACTNSRDLDLPESCVPWPIEKGHDLPIACNNAPDLVTSLAKANELGPWDWPARPVIFISDLHADAESLLRSLVAARAIIRTGTGLTEFELTPFGRSCQIIIGGDCLDKGPSNLDLLDALAVLMKSTDVVLLAGNHDLRLFLGLEALTVKRSSLNAHMFVRMGKKVMPLLKEIFDRHVDASSALDHLPDEMDCLRLMVPGRKWTKQFPKAAAAYMNDAAIRKEMQRLKKKTDKFADHAAEVGLSIRELFAAALKCRELFIEPDGRYAWLFRQMKAVHQSGSLLFVHAGIDDQMSAQISKKGVDHVNRRFRKESRKDPFVFYSGTIANLMRTKYRDVDHPLTEAGVEELHLAGIKLLVQGHINRHCGQELTSRQGLLHLEADITLDRHSRSSEGLDGIGTGATIISPSGNILGLSRDYPHAKLFDPVEILKQHGVSR
- a CDS encoding hydrogenase maturation protease; translated protein: MLLIGYGNPGRGDDGLGPAFSEGMAARALPGLEVDTDYQLVAEHALAVSGHDLVIFADAEMGGEEAFSFREIAPGAPDVLGSHSLVPETVLALAETLYGACPKAFVLGISGYEYGEVKEGLSEKAGANLAAAEAFFLDWLAGEISSRHAAHA
- a CDS encoding HprK-related kinase B, encoding MTGISVQDVVDALAPVRETQASDPVCLTVGGLVIEVRCMSDTLLAELLRYFQHVISAPSEPDLTVHVLGEADLPFTVAYTDWAREPGKTGRKDAVCDLDNGRMVLKVRTGVQFLQAPGWAIAFGPTKDYPNQVINFVNTQILNHFQRQGWVACHAAAVRMADKGLAISGLSGGGKSTTMLRLMEIAGTHYVTNDRLLVRNAGNRTDALGIPKLPRINPGTIVTNARLAGLIDEEREEELRNLEPDELWHLEEKYDLFIDDIYGPGRISHDAGLTDFWVLNWSRDSVEPTNVRQVNLENRPDLLTAIMKSPGPFFQGTNGMFWTDHSEMDTPAYLNALRDVQVWEVTGNIDFDALFHAGADLLGQKP
- a CDS encoding Ni/Fe hydrogenase subunit alpha translates to MSESRLIEISPVTRVEGHGKVTIHLNADNEVDEARLHIVEFRGFERFIRGRLMWEVPVIVQRLCGICPVSHHLAAAKAMDMIAGVDQLTPTAEKMRRLMHYGQVMQSHVLHFFHLAAPDLLFGFGAPAEKRNIFEVIKEQPELGKRAVLMRKYGQEIIEATAGKKIHGTGAIPGGINRNLSTERRDHFLASIDEMIAWAQDAVKLARDYTLEHEDLVSEFGSFPSNYMSLVRESDGALDLYHGTLRALSSTGDTIFDQVPYTRYHELIVEDVRSWSYMKFPFIKTLGPDAGWYRVGPLARMNTASFIDTPLANAALADLKAVTCGTPNNSTLANHWARMIEVLHCVEKIRELLNDPDLQGSDLVVTGDRREEGIGVIEAPRGNLIHHYKVDEHDQVTYCNLIVSTTHNNEGMNRAVKDVAVKHLSGREKITEGMLNHVEVAIRAYDPCLSCATHALGQMPLQVELFGADGTLVDSQTQCV
- a CDS encoding amphi-Trp domain-containing protein; the protein is MMERKGRFRHQSLQDRKSIQKLLDAVKRGIAKGELEFGDDTGEITLEPRGLITLRVTATQEDDQSRLDLRLTWTNDTENGRDSGKLKVKGG
- a CDS encoding histidine phosphatase family protein — encoded protein: MTNRFAILVRHGAYHQKPGTPSALQPFQLTDAGRRQAADAGHEIAALAADHGWRLVPEVLCSRQQRAWQTATLLGQSLSEATGADVTVTEHEALAERSVGAFANLTIPEIEQVLAEDPRYTPPPEDWKSNSHYRLPAQGAESLLEAGARVAAFLETRLDALAAHPGVTAQVFVGHGAAFRHAAHHLGVLAFDDIRKVSMHHARPVVVSFSPDAGWSHVAGAWKQRQVLETALD